The genomic segment CACCTGCGCCCGCCGCACGTCGAGCCGCAGCGTCCCCGACAGGCTCGACGCCTGCCGCTCATTCGTCGACGTCCGCAACTGCCCGGCCAGGAACCACGAATCCAGCGCCGCCGGATTCGGCCGCAGCAGATACAGGTTGCGCCCTAACAGCACGCCTTCAGCCGTCACCACCCGCGCGACGAGCTGCCGCGCGATCATCGGCACCACCACGTCCCCGCCGGCCAGCGCGATCTCCTGCCCGAGCCGCCCGTCGTCCCGCCCCGACGGCTCACCGCCGCCCAACACGTCCGGCACGGTCAGCACCGGCCTGCCGTCGCCGGCAAGCTCACCGTCGTCGCCGGAGGCAGCGCCTCGGATTGGCCCCAGAAGCTGCAACGCGCCGGCCCGGACCAGCTCGCCGACCGTGAGGAACTCCCCCTGGGCCTCGTCGGCTACGGGCGTGACCTGCGGCATCAGCGTCGGCAGGTCAGCGACGACGGCGGCGAGGCGCTCACGTGTGCGTACCAGATGTTCGCCTGTCGCCTCGCCCGCGACGGCGGGCTGGCGACGTGCGGGGGTGAGGTCGATCTCCTCGTCGAGCAGTTCGATGACCGGGACGGCGCGGGCGTACCCGGGCTCATCGATCTCGCCGTCGTTGGCGAAGAACCGCCAGGTGTCGAGGATCCGGGGGTGGTCGCCGGTCGCGGCGTCGATGAGCAGCGTCCGCGCCGGTGGCGGCGCGTCGGCCGGTGGGCGGCGCAGCACCCACAGGTGCAGGGGTACGCCGTGCGGCGCCGCCGCCCCCGGCGGCAGCGCGATGACGGCGCGCAGCACGCCGCGGCGCAGCAGTTCGGCGCGGATGCGGCGGCCGGGTCGTCGGCCGGCCACGGCGGGCGGCATGAGGAGTACGGCGTGGCCGCCCGGCCGCAGGTGGGCGAGCGCGTGCTGGACCCAGGCCAGCTCCGGTTCGGTACGTGGGGTCGTGCCGACGATCCAGCGGGGGTCGTGGACGAGTTCCTCGTCGCCCCAGTTGCTGGCACCGAAGGGCGGGTGGCAGACGACCGCGTCGAACATGCGTCCGGAGTAGTCGTCGGCGCGGAGCGAGTCGCCGGTGGTCACCTCGCCCGGTACGTCGCGCAGCGCCAGCCACAGTCCGGCCAGCCGGGCCAGGTCACTGTCGAGTTCCTGCCCGTACGCGGAGGTGCAGCCGGCGCGGACGGCGGCGCGCAGGGTGGCGCCGGTGCCGGCGGCGGGGTCGAGGACGGAGCCGCCGGCGACGGCGGCGAGCCCAGCCATCAGGTCGGCCACGTCGTCGGGGGTGGCGTGCGGGCGAGCCGGTCCGGGGGCGGAGAAGCGTTGCCAGAGCGCGTCGAAGGCGCCCTGTGGGCCGAGTTCGTCGGCGAGGGCGTCGACGTCCGGCGCCAGCGCCTTCAGCTGTGGGTCTGCCGGGCGGGTGGGGCGCTGGCCGCGTTGCCGGGCGAGCAGCCGGGCGCCGACGGCGGCGAGCCCGGCAGCCGGTGACGTGCCGGCCGAGGCGAGGTGCCGCCAGAGCCGGTCGGCGGTGGCGAGTTCCGGAAGCTTGCCCTGGGCGTGCAGCCAGCGCTCGACCTGGGCGAGGTCGAACTCGGGGCTGGTGGCGCTGCCGCCGACGGGTTCGGGGAAGTCGCCGTGCCGTTTGCGCCAGTTGCTGACGGCGGCCCGGCCGACACCGGCGAGCCGGGCGATCTCCGCTGCGGTGATTGTCGGTGTCTCTTGCACGTTCGGAGTGTGTCACATCTGTCAAGCATCATGCTTGTTGACAGCGTTCACAGATGATGCTTTTATTGACGCCGCCACGTTCACAGCAGGAGGAAAACGATGCGCAAGACCACCACGCTCGCCCTGATCGCCGGCGCCCTCGTCGCCCTGGGCTGCGGCGCCGGCACCACCGACGACACCACCGGCAGCAAGGCCGATTCCGGCACCGAGGCGGCCGCCGGCGACACCGATGGCGGCAAGGCCGACACGGGCAAGAGCGACGACAAGCCGAAGACCGCGAAGATCGGCCAGCCGGCCCGCGACGGCAAGTTCGAGTTCACCGTCAAGTCCGCCAAGTGCGGCGTCAGCAAGGTCGGCTCGTCGGCGTTCGGCGCCAAGGCGCAGGGCCAGTTCTGCCTGGTCACGATCAACGTGAAGAACATCGGCAAGGAGGCGCAGATGTTCGACGGCAGCAGCCAGAAGGCGTACGCCGCCAACGGCACCGAGTACTCCGCCGACGGCTCGGCCGCCCTCTATGCCAACAAGAACGCCGAGACGTTCCTCAACGACATCAACCCCGGCAACCAGGTCACCGGCGTGGTCGTCTTCGACATCCCGAAGGACGTCAAGCTCGCCAAGCTCGAGCTGCACGACTCGCCGTTCTCCGGCGGCGTGACCGTCTCCCTCACCTGACCCACTCCCCGACCCGGGGCGGGCAACCCGCCCGCCCCACCCACCCCCCGGGTGTTCACAGAAGGAGACCGTCATGACCGACCCGTCCAGTCCCGCGCCGCCCGACGAGTCCGCCACCGCGGGCGGCGTGTCGCCGCAGCCGGACCCGCCCTCGCCGGTGCCGCCGCGGACCCGCCCGCCACCGGTGCCCCTCGGGACGCCGCGCTCGCCGAAACGGACAGCCCCGCAAGGGCTCCCACGCGCTCCAACGCTCGCGCGTGGGCCGTCGGCGGCATCGTCCTCGTCGTCGCCCTCGGCGTCGGTGGTGCCGTGGTCGCGACGAACGGCGACGACACGCCCCGGGCCGGCGCCGCGTCCGCGAGCCCGAGCACCGCCCCGCCCACCACCGCCGCCCCCACGAAGGCCTCTCCCACCAGCGCCGCGCCCTCATCGACGAAGACTGCCGCGCCGCCGAAGCCGCCGTCCTACAAGACGCTGTCCGCGCGGCAGTGAAAGCTCGTCGCCAAGAACCCCGACGGGCACATCGGCGAGCACTACGTCTTGTACGGCCGGGTGACCCAGTTCGACGCGGCGACCGGAACCGACACGTTCCGTGCCGACGTCGCCCACCGGCGGATGTCCGACGAGTTCGACTACGAGACCAACACCATCCTCTCCGGCTCCGGAACGGACCTTGCGGACCTCGTTGAGGACGACATCTTCCGCGCCAAGGTCATTGTCCTCGGCTCGTTCAGCTACGACACCCAGATCAGCGGCTCGACGACCGTGCCGCTGCTCCAGATCGACTCCATCAAGGTGGTCTGACCCTCGACACGACAGGAGGCGTCGTGCGTCCCGATGAGTTCCGCCACGCCCTGAACCTGCTCCCCGCCGCTCTGCACGCTCGCGCCCTTCCGCTGCGCGGCTATGTCCTCGGTGCCGACTGCGCGGACTGCCTGCGGATCGGCGACGCCGTGACCCTCGCGCTCACCGCCGCCCACTACGACGAGATCAGCTCGGCCGGGCAACTCCTGGACACCGCCACGCGGCTCGCCACCGCGCACGGCACCGCCTGCCCGTCGCAGCCGGACCAGCAACGCGGCCCCGGCCCGGCCGACCGGTGGGCGGAGGCACCAGCCGTCGCGACCGACCACATCTGGAAGGGACGCAGCGGCGGGGTCGCATACGTGGTCAGCGACGGCCTGCGACCGCACCGGCGGGCCGGGCAGCCGCCCCTGGTCCGGCTCGCCGAGCAGGTGCGCCGCCGGCCGGGCCGGTCCTGCGACGACTCCAGCACCTCAAGGGGCACGGCGGCGTTCCTCCGCGACTGGCACGCCAGCCTCACCCGCTGACCGCTCCGCGACTTCACACCACCCAGCAGCGAATCGACGCGCTGTCGATCCGCAGATCGCACGCGCCTGGAGACGATGATGACATTCCTCCCCGACTCCGACCGGACCCGCCGGATCGGTTCCGGCCTGCCGCGGCGCCGGCCCGCCGGTCTGCTGCTCGCCACCGCCCTCGCGACCGTCGGCCTCAGCGCGTGCGGCGACGACGCCAAGACGCCCGCCGCCCGGTCGACGCCGCCGGTAACGCCGTCGGCCACGGCGGCATCCCCCACTCCCAGCCCGACGCCACTGGCCGACCAGGACGGCGACGGCATCCCGGACAGCAGCGACACCTACCCGCATGACCCGAAGAACATTCCGCAGCAGGAGGCACTCGTTCTCACCTGCTACCTCACGGACAGCTTGGACGAGCGCCGGACGTTCACCGTCATCACCGGCAAGGACGGCCGTCCCGACTTCAGCGAAGCCTGGGCCGTGAAGCCCGTGTCCTGCGATGCCGGCCAGGAGATCCGTCCGGTCAGCCCGGTCGAGATGGCGGCGTACAAGACGTCCGGCTACGACGACAGCGACATCGCGGTGCTGTATCAGATGTGCGCGGAGGTCGACGCCGAGGACGTGTACGCCGAGGCGGGCTTCGCCGCAAGCAGCGAGCAGGTCCCGGAAATCAACGCGGCCTTGACGCTGTGCCCCGCCCATCCATACGCGAGGAAGTGGCGTGCGGCGGTGCGGCAGGGCCGGGCGGACGCGCAGCTGGCGGCGCAGGGGCGGCTGTTCGAGGACGGCACCTACCGCGTCGGCAAGGAGATCAAGCCGGGCACGTACGTCACCACGGATGTCGACGGCTGCTACTGGGAGCGGCAGGACCGCTCGGGCAACACGATCGACAACTACTTCACCAACGGCGCCCGCCGCGTGCAGGTCACCATCCGCTCCTCCGACTATGCCTTCCACTCGGAGAGCTGCGGCAAGTGGCGCCCGGCCCGCTGACATCCCCGGTCCTCGCATCACCACCGCAGCGAGCCGTGACGAGCTCGCTTCCCTGCCCCTCCCAGGAGGTTGCCTGATGAACCACACCGAGCCCCTGGTCGATCTGATCTTCGACCGACTCGCCGCCGACCGCGTGCCCGATGACACCGCCGAGGTGGTCCTCGCCGCGCTGAGCGGCGGGGCCGACCTGGACGCGGCGCTCTCCGGCGCGCCGACCGCACTGGAGCCGCAGCGCACCGGCGCGGACGAGTCGCGGGAGCGGATCTGGCTCTCGTCGGTCACCGTCGCCGGGTTCCGCGGCGTCGGCCCGGAGCGCACCCTCCCCATCGAGCCCGGCCCGGGGCTGACCGTGGTCGTGGGCCGCAACGGCTCCGGCAAGTCCAGCTTCGCCGAAGCGGTGGAACTGGCCCTGACGGGAGACAGCGCGCGCTGGGCGGACCGCAACAGCGTGTGGCGTACCGGGTGGCGCAACCTGCACGCCGCCGACCCGTGCCGGATCGCCGTCGAGTTGCGCGTCGACGGGGTCGCGACGCCCACCCGGGTGGTCCGTTCCTGGCCGTCGGACGGGGAGCTGGGCGACGCGGCGCTGACGATCACCAGCGCCGGCGGCACCCATCGGGATCTTGCCGAGCTGGGCCTGGCCCGGCCGCTGGAGCTGTACCGTCCGTTCCTCACCGCCGCCGAGCTGGGCCGGCTCACCGCCGGCACGCAAAGCCAGCTGTTCGACGCCATCTCCGCGATCCTCGGGCTGGAGGCGATCACCGACGCCGACCGCCGGCTGATGGCCGCTGCCCGTCCCGCCGACGCCGCCGTCAAGGAGGTACGCGGGCAGCGCGCCACCCTCGCCGCCGCGCTCGCCGAGGTGCCGGACGACCGGGCCCGGCGGGCCGCCGCACTGCTCGCGGTGAACCAGCCGGACCTGGCAGCGCTGACCGGGATCCTCGACGAGCCGGAGGAACCCACCGCCGACGCGGAGGTGTCGTTCTGCCGGCGGCTGGTGGCCGTGCGGGTGCCCGACGGCGACGAGGTGGCCCGCCTGGCCGGGCAGCTGCGGGACGCCGCCGCGCAGGCCCGCCGACACGACGGCGGCCGGTCGCGGGCCTCGCTGCGCAGCGCCGAGCTGCTCCGGTTGGCCGTCGAACACCACGACAACCAGGGTGACGGGCCGTGCCCGGTCTGCGCGACGGGCCGGCTCGACGACGACTGGCGGACCCGCGCCGCCGCGGCCCTGGGCGAGCTGCGCGACCGGACCCTCGCCGCCCAGGCCGCCGCGTCCCGGCTGACCGCGCTGCGGCAGCGCGCGCACTACCTGATCGACGACCTGGACGTGCCCGCCGGTGACGCCGACGGGGTGCCGGTCGGCGACCTGCGCGCCGCGGTGACCGCGCTGCGCCAGATGCCGGGCGGGCCGGAGGAACTGGCCGACCACCTGACCGCCCGATACCCGGCGGTGTCCGTCGCGGCGGAGACCGCGCGGGCGTACGCCGAGGATCTGCTGCGCCGGCGCGACACCGGCTGGCAGACGGTGGCCGCGCAGCTGCGGACGTGGATCGCGGCGGCCGGGACGCTGCCGGAGCGGGAGCGCGCCCTCGCCCGGCTGAAGGCGGCACGGAGTTGGCTGAAGGCCACCGGGACGCAGCTGCGCAACCAGCGGGTCGCGCCGTTTGCGGAGCACTCGCAGCGGATCTGGGCGCAGCTTCGGCAGGAAAGCAACGTCGAACTGGGCGCGATGACCCTGACCGGCGCGAACACCCGGCGGCGGGTGGTCATCCCGGTGAGTGTGGACGGCGCGGACAACGGCACCGCGCTCGGCGTGATGAGCCAGGGCGAGATGCAGGCCCTCGGGCTGGCCACGTTCCTGCCGCGCGCCTGCGCGCCGGAGAGCCCGTTCCGGTTCGTCGTGGTCGACGACCCCGTGCAGAGCATGGACCCGGCCAAGGTGGACGGGCTGGCCCGGGTGCTCGCCGAGTTGTCCGAGCAGCGGCAGGTGGTGGTCTTCACCCACGACACCCGGCTGCCCGACGCGCTCGCGCGGCTCGACCTCGGCCGGTCCCGCATCGTCGAGGTGACCCGCGCGGAGCGGTCGGTGGTGAACCTGAGGCCCGGCTCCGACCCGGTGACTCGCTACCTGGACGACGCGTACGCGCTTGCCCGCACCGAGGAGATCGCGTCCGAGGTACGCGGGCCCGTGGTGGCGGAGCTGTGCCGCTCGGCGATCGAGGCCGCCTGCCACCGGGTCGTGTGGCGGCGGCAGGTGGCACGCGGTGTGCCGCACGACGACATCGAGGCGGCCGTCGTGGCCGCGTCCCGCAGGCTCACCACCACGGTGGCGCTGGCGCTGTTCGACGACGCCGACCGGGGCGGTGACGTACTCGGGTACCTGGGTCGCCGGCACGGGTCGCGGGCGGTGGGTGCGTACCGGGCGTGCAAGGAGGGCGTGCACGGCGCCTACCTGTCCGACCTGCCCGAGCTGGTCTCCGACGTCCGGCACCTGGTGGCGACGTTGCAGCCGTCCCCGCCTGCCGCACCCGCGCCCCGCGACGGCGCCGAGGTGCGGTCGTGACCGCGCCGACGCCCCGGGCCTGCCTGGCGGTGGCCGACCAGATGCTGCGCGGCGCCGGCCCGCTCGGCGCAGCCGCGGTGTCCGCCGGATGGTGGCCGCGGGCGTGCGCCTGCCTGATCCGGCTCGCCCTCGAAAGCGGGATCGACGCCTACTGGCGGCGCACCCGTCCGATGGTCGCCGCCTGCCGGCAGGGCCGGGCGAAGCAACTGATGCTGCGCGGCCGGCTCGGGCCCGGCCCCGCCGTCGCCCGGCGGGTCGCCTTCGCCTGGGCGGCCCTGTCGGCCGCCGCCCACCACCACTGCTACGAGCTGGCTCCGACGGCCGCGGAGCTGCGCCGCCTGCACACCGAGGTGAGCGTCCTGCTCACCCACCTCGACGGAAGAACGGAACCCCACCGATGACCTACCCGCAGCCCGCCAACGATCCGGCCCGCTCGCAGCCGCCGCTACCGGCGATCGCCGGCCCGTACCCGCCGGTGTCTGCCGTCCCCCGGCCCTACCCGCCGGTGTCCGGGCCTGCCGGCACGTATGGTCCGGTGCCGGCCGTGCCCTATCCGGGCCCGCAGGACCTGCGGCTGCCGCCGGTGCGGCCCGTGCTGACCTCGGGCATGGCGACGGCGTCGCTGGTGCTCGGCGTCCTCGGTGTGCTCGGCGGCTGGTGCCTGTTCGGCCTGCCCTGCGTCCTCGCCGTCATCCTCGGCCACCTGGCCCTGAGTGAGACCCGTGACGGCAGGCGGTCCGGGCACGGCATGGCGATCGCCGGTCTCGTCCTGGGTTACGTCTTCGTCGGCCCGATGATCCTGTTCACCGTCATGATGTTCTTCGGCAGCGCCATGACCGCAGCCACCACGGTGCCCTGACGACGGCACCGCCCTCACCGGGCTCGGCCGGGTCACCAGTCGCGGGCCCAGTCCGGCGGCGGTACGACGGCGAGCTGCGGCTCCCCGCTGATCGGCTCCAGCGCGTGCACGATCCGCAGGTCCCCGTCGGCGGCGGCGTCGGGGTCGGTCAGCACCCGGCCGCTGCTGCCGTCGGCGCTCACCAGCACCCACCGGTCAGGATGGATGCCGCCGTCGTCGACGAGCGCCCGTACGCCGACCGCGCGGGCGAGGGCCACCGCGAGGTCGTGTTCGCGCAAGCCGGTGGCGTCACCCAGGTCGGCGTCGCCGGTGAGAATCCAGCCGAAGCCGTCGCCCCCGTCGGGCGGGATGAGCATCGCCACCGGCCGGGGATCGTCCACGGCCCGGTCCTCGATCCGCCCCACGTACACGCTTTCCGGCGCGATGCCGTACTCGGTCAGCAGGAACCGGCGGAGGGCATCCGCCGGCAGGTCGGTGTCGAAGTGGATCCGGTACCGCACTCTCTGCCCCTCTCCCAGCCCACTGCGTAACCCGTCACAGTGCTTGCCCCGGCGGCCCGCCGGGGCGTTGGCTGTCGGGTATGGCCCGCATCGCGTACCACGACGCCGACGCCGAGGCGTTCGCCGCTACCCGGCATCTCACCGACGACGGTCTCACGGCCTGGCGTGCCGCCGTCGCCCGGCACCTCGCCCCGCGTCCGGGCATGCGACTGCTCGACCTGGGCGCCGGGACCGGCACCTGGGCGCGGGCGTTCACCACCTGGTTCCCCGGTCTTGAGGTCGTGGCCGTCGAGCCGTCGGCGGCGATGCGCGCCCGCTGCGTGTTCGCGCCGCTCGTCGCGGGCGACGCCGGGCATCTCCCGCTGGCCGACGGCAGCGTGGACGGCGCCTGGCTGTCCACAGTCGTCCACCACGTGCCCGACCTGGCCACCGCTGCGCGCGAGCTGCGCCGGGTGCTGCGGCCCGGTGCCCCGGTGCTCATCCGGTCCGCGTTCGCCGGACGGCACGCGGCGATCACGCTGTTCGACTACTTCCCCGAGGCGGTCCGCGTGCTGGACACGTACCCGAGCATCGCCGACGTCGAGGGCGCCTTCGCCGCCGCCGGCTTCGCCACCGCGGCGGTCGAGGCGGTCCCGCAGGTCACCGCACCGTCGCTGCGGGCGGCGGCGGCCGGCCTGCGCCGGGAGGC from the Micromonospora sp. WMMA1947 genome contains:
- a CDS encoding N-6 DNA methylase, coding for MQETPTITAAEIARLAGVGRAAVSNWRKRHGDFPEPVGGSATSPEFDLAQVERWLHAQGKLPELATADRLWRHLASAGTSPAAGLAAVGARLLARQRGQRPTRPADPQLKALAPDVDALADELGPQGAFDALWQRFSAPGPARPHATPDDVADLMAGLAAVAGGSVLDPAAGTGATLRAAVRAGCTSAYGQELDSDLARLAGLWLALRDVPGEVTTGDSLRADDYSGRMFDAVVCHPPFGASNWGDEELVHDPRWIVGTTPRTEPELAWVQHALAHLRPGGHAVLLMPPAVAGRRPGRRIRAELLRRGVLRAVIALPPGAAAPHGVPLHLWVLRRPPADAPPPARTLLIDAATGDHPRILDTWRFFANDGEIDEPGYARAVPVIELLDEEIDLTPARRQPAVAGEATGEHLVRTRERLAAVVADLPTLMPQVTPVADEAQGEFLTVGELVRAGALQLLGPIRGAASGDDGELAGDGRPVLTVPDVLGGGEPSGRDDGRLGQEIALAGGDVVVPMIARQLVARVVTAEGVLLGRNLYLLRPNPAALDSWFLAGQLRTSTNERQASSLSGTLRLDVRRAQVRRVSREEQERYGEAFRRLHEFESAIRQAASLGAELAQLTADGLARGGLAPAARRAYQRKSPKGH
- a CDS encoding DUF4190 domain-containing protein, with protein sequence MTYPQPANDPARSQPPLPAIAGPYPPVSAVPRPYPPVSGPAGTYGPVPAVPYPGPQDLRLPPVRPVLTSGMATASLVLGVLGVLGGWCLFGLPCVLAVILGHLALSETRDGRRSGHGMAIAGLVLGYVFVGPMILFTVMMFFGSAMTAATTVP
- a CDS encoding DUF4352 domain-containing protein translates to MRKTTTLALIAGALVALGCGAGTTDDTTGSKADSGTEAAAGDTDGGKADTGKSDDKPKTAKIGQPARDGKFEFTVKSAKCGVSKVGSSAFGAKAQGQFCLVTINVKNIGKEAQMFDGSSQKAYAANGTEYSADGSAALYANKNAETFLNDINPGNQVTGVVVFDIPKDVKLAKLELHDSPFSGGVTVSLT
- a CDS encoding methyltransferase domain-containing protein; this translates as MARIAYHDADAEAFAATRHLTDDGLTAWRAAVARHLAPRPGMRLLDLGAGTGTWARAFTTWFPGLEVVAVEPSAAMRARCVFAPLVAGDAGHLPLADGSVDGAWLSTVVHHVPDLATAARELRRVLRPGAPVLIRSAFAGRHAAITLFDYFPEAVRVLDTYPSIADVEGAFAAAGFATAAVEAVPQVTAPSLRAAAAGLRREAHTPLQLITDAEYAAGVERLREAAGTVDGPVVDALDLLVLR
- a CDS encoding AAA family ATPase, whose translation is MNHTEPLVDLIFDRLAADRVPDDTAEVVLAALSGGADLDAALSGAPTALEPQRTGADESRERIWLSSVTVAGFRGVGPERTLPIEPGPGLTVVVGRNGSGKSSFAEAVELALTGDSARWADRNSVWRTGWRNLHAADPCRIAVELRVDGVATPTRVVRSWPSDGELGDAALTITSAGGTHRDLAELGLARPLELYRPFLTAAELGRLTAGTQSQLFDAISAILGLEAITDADRRLMAAARPADAAVKEVRGQRATLAAALAEVPDDRARRAAALLAVNQPDLAALTGILDEPEEPTADAEVSFCRRLVAVRVPDGDEVARLAGQLRDAAAQARRHDGGRSRASLRSAELLRLAVEHHDNQGDGPCPVCATGRLDDDWRTRAAAALGELRDRTLAAQAAASRLTALRQRAHYLIDDLDVPAGDADGVPVGDLRAAVTALRQMPGGPEELADHLTARYPAVSVAAETARAYAEDLLRRRDTGWQTVAAQLRTWIAAAGTLPERERALARLKAARSWLKATGTQLRNQRVAPFAEHSQRIWAQLRQESNVELGAMTLTGANTRRRVVIPVSVDGADNGTALGVMSQGEMQALGLATFLPRACAPESPFRFVVVDDPVQSMDPAKVDGLARVLAELSEQRQVVVFTHDTRLPDALARLDLGRSRIVEVTRAERSVVNLRPGSDPVTRYLDDAYALARTEEIASEVRGPVVAELCRSAIEAACHRVVWRRQVARGVPHDDIEAAVVAASRRLTTTVALALFDDADRGGDVLGYLGRRHGSRAVGAYRACKEGVHGAYLSDLPELVSDVRHLVATLQPSPPAAPAPRDGAEVRS